From one Streptomyces sp. N50 genomic stretch:
- a CDS encoding glycosyltransferase family A protein — protein sequence MPRVKVSVIVPVYNTGKYVDECAPSLLGQSMPADEYEVIYVDDGSTDDTLSRLEKIAAGAPNVQVHTQPNSGWPGAPRNLGMKHAQGEYIQFVDHDDTLGPEALERLYEHAKRNDADVVLGKMSSTMVRPRRLFRHTVDACTIENDELTQSMSPHKMFRRAFVEEHGLRFPEGPWILEDLAFVSAAYLKAERISILADYPVYYWMKRDDGGNNTQHRFNPKHGFWPNTRTIVRQFKEATPASDDIDALQNRLLHRLYHVEILSRTREPEILREDPAEQRPRFEAARELALTEFPAAVREGLPAVSRLRATLLEAGDFDGAVALAERVREVKARSEVGELRWENGRLVADIALELLRGDGEPLVLVERDGKQYLDPELLAGVPGTEGGWEVPDPFRLAYAELVVKDRDREDWWYPEGDLEVRLKPLGDGRSQVIAEGQLALDPERLAGGRPLERGVHDVWAYVQLLGVDRMARVTGEGPAAGPALTGGRLALPYWTVKGQLALDIDQRQRKFGPDTAAAAATNSERGEGSSLPLPYLAATADSAPARVKVTVATLAVNAELLPAPSTDADTDTGATTARLRLPARLKLPSGRHPVSLPKTAGPLAYAVVRDGTVLRLEGPAYEAGGGRRLLDSVADNRQVRRVRRKLGKPGT from the coding sequence ATGCCGAGAGTCAAAGTCAGCGTGATCGTTCCCGTCTACAACACCGGGAAGTACGTCGACGAGTGCGCGCCATCGCTGCTGGGACAGAGCATGCCCGCCGACGAGTACGAGGTCATCTACGTCGACGACGGCTCGACCGACGACACGCTGAGCCGGCTGGAGAAGATCGCCGCCGGAGCTCCGAACGTCCAGGTGCACACCCAGCCGAACTCCGGCTGGCCGGGCGCGCCCCGCAACCTCGGCATGAAGCACGCCCAGGGCGAGTACATCCAGTTCGTCGACCACGACGACACGCTCGGGCCCGAGGCCCTGGAGCGGCTGTACGAGCACGCGAAGCGCAACGACGCGGACGTCGTCCTCGGCAAGATGTCCAGCACGATGGTGCGGCCCCGGCGGTTGTTCCGGCACACGGTGGACGCCTGCACGATCGAGAACGACGAGCTGACGCAGAGCATGTCGCCGCACAAGATGTTCCGGCGCGCGTTCGTCGAGGAACACGGACTCCGCTTCCCCGAAGGCCCGTGGATCCTGGAGGACCTGGCCTTCGTCAGCGCCGCCTATCTGAAGGCGGAGCGTATTTCGATCCTCGCCGACTATCCCGTCTATTACTGGATGAAGCGGGACGACGGCGGCAACAACACCCAGCACCGTTTCAACCCGAAGCACGGTTTCTGGCCCAACACCCGAACGATCGTCCGCCAGTTCAAGGAAGCCACACCCGCGTCCGACGACATCGACGCACTCCAGAACCGCCTCCTCCACCGCCTTTACCACGTCGAGATCCTCTCCCGCACCCGCGAGCCCGAGATCCTCCGCGAGGACCCGGCCGAGCAGCGCCCCCGCTTCGAGGCGGCCCGGGAACTGGCCCTGACGGAGTTCCCCGCCGCCGTACGAGAGGGTCTCCCCGCGGTGTCCCGGCTGCGCGCCACCCTGCTGGAGGCCGGTGACTTCGACGGTGCTGTCGCCCTCGCGGAGCGCGTCCGTGAGGTGAAGGCCCGCAGCGAGGTCGGTGAACTGCGGTGGGAGAACGGCCGGTTGGTCGCCGACATCGCGCTGGAGCTGCTGCGCGGGGACGGCGAGCCGCTCGTCCTCGTCGAGCGGGACGGGAAGCAGTACCTGGACCCGGAGTTGCTGGCAGGCGTGCCGGGGACGGAGGGCGGCTGGGAGGTCCCCGATCCGTTCCGGCTCGCGTACGCGGAGCTCGTGGTCAAGGACCGGGACCGCGAGGACTGGTGGTACCCGGAGGGCGACCTGGAGGTACGGCTGAAGCCCCTCGGGGACGGCCGTTCGCAGGTGATCGCCGAGGGGCAACTGGCTCTGGACCCCGAGCGGTTGGCGGGTGGCCGGCCGTTGGAGCGCGGGGTGCACGACGTGTGGGCGTACGTCCAACTGCTGGGCGTGGACCGGATGGCGCGGGTGACGGGCGAGGGCCCGGCGGCGGGTCCCGCGCTGACGGGCGGCCGGCTCGCGCTGCCGTACTGGACGGTCAAGGGCCAGCTCGCCCTCGACATCGACCAGCGCCAGCGCAAGTTCGGCCCCGACACGGCGGCGGCCGCAGCGACCAACTCCGAGCGGGGTGAGGGGAGTTCACTTCCCCTGCCGTACCTGGCGGCTACGGCGGACTCCGCCCCGGCCCGCGTGAAGGTCACCGTGGCGACACTCGCGGTGAACGCCGAGCTGCTCCCCGCCCCCAGTACCGATGCCGATACCGATACCGGCGCCACCACGGCCCGACTCCGCCTCCCCGCTCGCCTGAAGCTCCCCTCCGGCCGCCACCCGGTATCCCTCCCGAAGACGGCCGGGCCGCTCGCGTACGCCGTCGTCCGCGACGGCACCGTGCTCCGCCTGGAGGGCCCGGCGTACGAGGCCGGGGGCGGGCGGCGCCTCCTCGACTCCGTCGCCGACAACCGTCAAGTGCGGCGGGTGCGGCGGAAGTTGGGGAAGCCGGGGACGTAA